The following are encoded together in the Natronincola ferrireducens genome:
- the spoVAE gene encoding stage V sporulation protein AE, with protein MGYINAFIVGGFICLLGQLLMDATRLTPAHVLVIFVTAGVILTALGVYEPLVRIGGAGATIPLPGFGYSLAKGAMNGVKENGLMGAFIGGVQATAGGITAAIVFGYIMSIIFDPKTKP; from the coding sequence ATGGGTTATATTAATGCTTTTATAGTGGGAGGCTTCATTTGTTTATTAGGTCAGCTATTGATGGATGCAACTAGATTAACCCCCGCCCACGTACTGGTTATATTTGTAACAGCTGGGGTAATTCTAACAGCTTTAGGAGTTTATGAACCTTTAGTAAGAATAGGTGGTGCAGGGGCAACTATACCTTTACCAGGATTTGGATATTCATTAGCCAAAGGGGCCATGAATGGTGTTAAGGAAAATGGCTTAATGGGAGCTTTTATAGGGGGAGTACAGGCTACAGCTGGAGGAATTACAGCGGCCATCGTATTTGGTTATATTATGTCAATTATATTTGATCCTAAAACCAAACCATAA
- the spoVAD gene encoding stage V sporulation protein AD, protein MTKKKIGRQTVKLLNPPSILATYSIVGPKEGEGPLSNYFHHILQDDLYGEDSWEKAESKMLKEAVKSAVMEARLTLEDIDYLFAGDLLNQLMSSTFAARDLQIPYFGLFGACSTMAQALSLAAMMIDGGYGHHIIATTSSHFSSAERQFRFPLELGNQRPLTTQWTVTGAGAAVIAQRGKGPYITHITTGKVLDYGIIDANNMGAAMAPAAVDTIRAHFEDIGNSPDEYDLIITGDLGKIGRNIAGDLLRKEGINVEKKLKDCGVEIFDHDKQDTHAGGSGCGCSAVVFSGYLYKMLKEKRFNKILLVSTGALLSPTSIQQGESIPSIAHAVTIEGGLDG, encoded by the coding sequence ATGACAAAGAAAAAAATTGGTAGACAGACAGTTAAATTATTGAACCCACCCTCCATACTTGCTACCTACTCTATTGTTGGTCCCAAGGAAGGAGAGGGACCGCTGTCTAATTATTTCCACCATATACTACAAGATGATTTATATGGAGAAGATAGTTGGGAGAAGGCGGAAAGCAAAATGTTAAAGGAAGCTGTAAAATCTGCTGTTATGGAGGCAAGACTTACATTGGAAGATATTGACTACTTGTTTGCTGGTGATCTACTAAATCAGTTAATGTCTTCAACCTTTGCAGCTAGGGATTTACAAATACCCTATTTTGGATTATTTGGCGCTTGCTCTACTATGGCTCAAGCGTTAAGCCTAGCAGCCATGATGATTGATGGTGGATATGGTCATCATATAATAGCTACCACATCTAGCCATTTTTCTTCGGCTGAAAGACAATTTAGATTTCCTTTAGAGTTAGGGAATCAGAGGCCACTTACTACCCAATGGACTGTAACAGGTGCAGGAGCTGCTGTTATAGCCCAGAGGGGTAAAGGGCCCTACATAACCCATATTACGACAGGGAAGGTATTGGATTATGGTATCATTGATGCCAACAATATGGGGGCAGCAATGGCACCAGCAGCAGTAGATACAATTAGAGCTCATTTTGAAGATATAGGTAATTCTCCTGATGAATATGATTTGATTATAACCGGAGACTTAGGAAAAATAGGTAGAAATATTGCCGGAGATTTATTGAGAAAAGAGGGCATCAATGTTGAAAAAAAGCTAAAGGATTGTGGTGTTGAAATATTCGACCATGATAAACAAGATACCCATGCGGGGGGCAGTGGATGTGGATGTTCAGCTGTAGTATTTTCTGGATACCTATATAAAATGTTAAAGGAGAAAAGGTTTAATAAAATTCTATTGGTTTCCACAGGTGCCTTACTATCTCCTACTAGTATTCAGCAGGGGGAATCGATTCCTAGTATTGCCCATGCAGTCACAATAGAAGGTGGATTAGATGGCTAG
- a CDS encoding spore germination protein → MKIAQKLKENKQIFTDNLGIGQSFDIVDREIKVANKDALMLFIDGFAKDDVMVWIMGTLQNLKKEDIAINTLEKLIKSKIAYLEVETEDEVETIQDWILSGALALLIDGEKEAIIIDVREYPIRGPEEPDLERVTRGSRDGFVETIIFNTALIRRRIRDPKLCFEITKVGTRSKSDIVIGYIKDIANKDLVEKLKNQIDEINIDALTMAEKSLQEFILGGGWNPFPKAKFTERPDVAAAHLLEGHIIIIVDTSPSVMILPVTIFHFTQHAEDYYQAPSVGTYIRWVRLLGIFFSFVLPPLWLLGVFYNQKLPEAIQFIGPKEDANIPLYIQFLILEIGLDMLRIASIHTPNTLSTSLGIIGALLLSEFAVDVGWFVPETVLYMAVAGIGMFATPSIEFSYAVRLFRLLLIILTGVGKIYGFVIGILIMLITLFSTKGYGDTKYLWPLIPFDGKALRTILFRQPIPDVSSRPAFLRTKDKHDK, encoded by the coding sequence ATGAAAATAGCTCAAAAACTCAAGGAAAACAAACAGATATTTACAGATAACTTAGGGATTGGTCAATCCTTTGATATTGTTGATAGAGAGATAAAGGTTGCCAACAAGGATGCTTTAATGCTTTTTATTGATGGTTTTGCTAAGGATGATGTCATGGTATGGATTATGGGGACCCTTCAAAATTTAAAGAAGGAAGACATTGCTATCAATACCCTAGAAAAATTAATAAAAAGCAAAATAGCCTATTTAGAAGTAGAAACAGAGGATGAAGTAGAAACTATACAGGATTGGATATTATCTGGAGCCTTAGCCTTGCTTATTGATGGAGAAAAGGAAGCTATTATTATAGATGTTAGAGAATATCCCATAAGAGGTCCTGAGGAACCGGATTTAGAAAGGGTAACTAGAGGGTCAAGGGATGGATTTGTAGAAACAATTATATTTAATACAGCCCTTATTAGAAGGAGAATTAGGGATCCAAAGCTCTGCTTTGAAATTACAAAAGTAGGAACCCGTTCAAAAAGTGATATAGTAATTGGATATATTAAAGATATAGCCAATAAGGATTTAGTTGAAAAATTGAAAAATCAAATAGATGAAATTAATATCGATGCATTGACTATGGCAGAAAAATCCCTACAGGAATTCATACTAGGTGGGGGATGGAATCCCTTTCCTAAGGCAAAGTTTACAGAAAGGCCTGATGTTGCTGCAGCCCATTTGTTAGAAGGACATATCATTATTATTGTGGACACTTCCCCCAGTGTTATGATATTACCTGTAACGATTTTCCATTTTACCCAGCATGCAGAAGATTATTACCAAGCGCCATCTGTAGGGACTTATATTAGGTGGGTAAGACTACTAGGTATTTTCTTTTCCTTTGTTTTACCACCACTATGGTTATTGGGGGTATTCTATAATCAAAAGCTGCCTGAGGCTATTCAATTTATTGGTCCAAAGGAAGATGCAAATATACCCTTATATATACAATTTCTAATTCTTGAAATTGGGTTAGACATGTTAAGGATTGCATCAATACATACACCTAATACATTATCTACATCATTAGGTATTATTGGGGCCCTCCTTTTAAGTGAATTTGCTGTTGATGTAGGGTGGTTTGTACCAGAAACAGTCCTGTATATGGCGGTGGCAGGTATAGGGATGTTTGCAACCCCCAGTATAGAATTTTCTTATGCAGTTAGATTATTTAGGCTGTTATTAATCATATTAACAGGAGTTGGGAAAATATACGGCTTTGTAATTGGTATTTTAATTATGTTAATTACATTGTTCAGCACTAAAGGCTATGGAGATACTAAATACCTATGGCCCCTCATACCATTTGATGGAAAGGCCTTAAGAACCATATTGTTTAGACAGCCTATTCCAGATGTCAGTAGCAGACCAGCATTTCTAAGAACTAAAGATAAGCATGATAAATAA
- a CDS encoding stage V sporulation protein AB — MVKIIIPLIGLSNGIIVGSGIVALLTLLDIIPRIAQLTKTYKNIWIYENTIIISATIASLFSLTTNAFNTNIIFVTIIGLFMGIFIGLLASALAEVMNVIPVVVRRFQIEEYVIYVVYALISGKMLGSFIHWLIIH; from the coding sequence ATGGTGAAAATAATTATTCCATTAATTGGTTTATCAAATGGCATTATAGTAGGAAGTGGTATCGTTGCTCTTCTTACGCTACTGGACATTATTCCTAGGATAGCTCAATTAACAAAAACCTATAAAAACATATGGATTTATGAAAATACTATTATAATTAGTGCTACAATAGCATCTCTTTTTTCTTTAACAACAAATGCTTTCAATACAAATATTATTTTCGTTACCATAATAGGTTTATTTATGGGTATCTTCATAGGTCTTTTGGCATCAGCTTTAGCAGAAGTAATGAATGTTATCCCAGTAGTTGTAAGACGGTTTCAAATAGAAGAATATGTTATATATGTGGTCTATGCTTTAATTTCAGGAAAAATGCTAGGATCATTTATACATTGGTTAATTATCCATTAG
- a CDS encoding stage V sporulation protein AE, whose protein sequence is MEEKRKVILVTDGDRCAKKAIEVAVRNIGGRCISKSGGNPTPINDKEIIKFIEEAVHDPVVVMVDDEGNENMGVGEEILCKLIENDKIQVLGVVVVASNTKDVEGVHPDFSIDNHGNIIDKAVDKDGNPTSDKVLYGDTVDIVEQCSVPIVVGVGDIGKMKGKDDPRKGAPIITKALEEILNRSGAGYENSSKTQGKQTDIYR, encoded by the coding sequence ATGGAGGAAAAAAGAAAAGTTATATTAGTTACAGATGGAGATAGATGTGCAAAAAAAGCAATTGAAGTGGCCGTCAGAAATATTGGCGGTAGATGCATTTCAAAGTCTGGAGGCAATCCTACTCCCATTAATGATAAAGAGATTATAAAGTTCATAGAGGAGGCAGTCCATGATCCTGTAGTTGTGATGGTGGATGATGAAGGAAACGAAAATATGGGAGTAGGTGAGGAGATATTATGTAAGCTTATTGAGAATGATAAAATACAAGTATTAGGAGTGGTGGTTGTAGCATCAAATACCAAGGATGTGGAGGGTGTACATCCTGACTTTTCTATAGATAATCATGGAAATATTATTGATAAAGCAGTAGACAAAGATGGGAATCCTACTTCAGATAAGGTATTGTATGGGGATACAGTAGATATTGTAGAGCAGTGCAGCGTTCCTATAGTAGTTGGAGTTGGTGATATTGGTAAGATGAAGGGCAAGGATGATCCAAGAAAAGGAGCCCCTATTATTACAAAGGCACTGGAAGAAATATTAAATAGGAGTGGAGCAGGTTATGAAAATAGCTCAAAAACTCAAGGAAAACAAACAGATATTTACAGATAA
- the spoVAC gene encoding stage V sporulation protein AC codes for MSKKLLKDNRDYQNYVAEKSPKPNYAKNCIWSFTIGGSICVIGQFIHSRIESIFDMNHLDATNTTILIMIFIGALLTGLGVYDQIGKRAGAGSIVPITGFANSIVAPAMEFKREGYVFGVAAKMFVLAGPVLVYGITTSVIVGIIYYFIRL; via the coding sequence ATGTCAAAAAAACTATTAAAAGATAATAGGGATTATCAAAACTATGTAGCAGAGAAATCCCCAAAGCCCAATTATGCAAAAAATTGTATATGGTCCTTTACTATAGGTGGAAGTATATGTGTCATAGGACAGTTTATACACAGTAGAATTGAAAGTATTTTTGATATGAATCATTTAGATGCAACCAATACTACTATATTAATTATGATTTTTATTGGAGCATTATTGACGGGCTTAGGGGTGTATGATCAAATTGGGAAAAGAGCTGGTGCAGGTTCTATTGTTCCTATTACAGGTTTTGCTAATTCCATTGTAGCTCCAGCCATGGAATTTAAGAGAGAAGGGTATGTATTTGGGGTAGCAGCAAAAATGTTTGTTTTAGCAGGCCCTGTATTGGTATATGGTATTACAACATCTGTTATCGTAGGAATAATTTATTATTTCATAAGATTATAG
- a CDS encoding transglycosylase domain-containing protein has translation MSQKKQPEKPNKSRKKTKSSTRKKIILSIIITLLVIGFITAGAVVGIVAGIIKDTEPIDASNIYDLLDESSFILDAEGQVLEKVQANGYRDIVEYNQIPQHLIDAFIAIEDERFWTHNGLDFRRIFGAAWTNIRTGSRQGASTINQQLAKNLYLTHEQTYTRKIQDMYYAIQLEEQLSKQQILEAYLNTIYLGSGANGVQAAAQIYFSKDVSELTIAESAIIAGIARNPRRYSPILSLEKDQVDEDKHYVLDDRDPLITIIYQDSFQPRQRLVLNNMKRLGMINEDEYQKALDEDIKSNLKPNRMVAEEFSSYFGDLVKDDVIKAFMDNGYSREEASTLLSSGGLRIYSTMDSRIQKILDEEYAKQENFKNPRTGQNLLEVGEDGNVQPQSAMVIMDHTTGEIKGLIGGRGFTGRKIYNRAVNPRQPGSSIKPIAVYTPAIDNGFTAGTVIDDIPIYFNKQEPTRRWPTNVNSNQYRGLITIREAIRHSSNVGAAATLRQLGNYNDNTAFNIMLDYMDKFGISTVVRPENSIRGNSDYTYSSALGGMTKGVSPLEMTAAFGTLANQGVYTKPITFTKVTDRHGNLILEKNSQKNRVVAPETAYLMTDMLVTAVNSGTGTRARLKNTQIPVAGKTGTTNERLDAWFVGYTPYYTAATWIGYDTNQKSLPDGGGALAAPVWKSVMDRIHEGMSAKSFENPGNLVRVNICNVSGKLPNEYCSLDPRGSRVISELFISGTQPTESCDVHVLADIHVPTGKLATEHTPPWEIESRVFIQRPVPYYPEEHSGYKPDDYIYELPKEYYDPLKDGGGVPPFGDDSTDGSIDDDGWFDDLWPDDDDEDPIDDIIDSVDNN, from the coding sequence ATGTCACAAAAAAAACAACCAGAAAAACCAAATAAATCAAGAAAAAAAACAAAAAGTAGTACAAGGAAAAAGATTATTTTAAGTATCATTATAACTCTTCTGGTAATCGGCTTTATTACTGCTGGTGCTGTAGTAGGGATAGTAGCCGGTATTATCAAAGATACAGAACCCATTGATGCCTCTAATATTTATGATTTGCTGGATGAGAGTTCCTTTATATTGGATGCAGAAGGACAGGTTCTTGAAAAGGTTCAAGCCAATGGTTACAGAGATATTGTGGAATATAACCAAATTCCACAGCACTTAATTGATGCCTTTATCGCTATTGAAGACGAACGTTTTTGGACTCATAATGGCCTTGATTTTCGTCGTATTTTTGGTGCTGCCTGGACAAATATCCGTACTGGATCAAGACAAGGGGCTAGTACTATTAATCAGCAATTGGCAAAAAATTTGTATTTAACCCATGAGCAAACTTATACCAGAAAAATTCAAGATATGTATTATGCTATCCAATTAGAGGAACAGCTTTCAAAGCAACAGATCCTAGAAGCCTATTTAAACACTATTTATTTAGGTAGTGGAGCCAATGGTGTTCAAGCAGCTGCACAAATTTATTTTTCCAAGGATGTATCAGAGTTAACTATTGCTGAATCCGCCATTATTGCAGGGATTGCTAGGAACCCTCGTCGTTATTCACCAATCTTAAGTTTAGAGAAGGATCAAGTTGATGAAGATAAGCATTATGTTTTAGATGATAGGGATCCTCTAATTACTATTATCTATCAAGATAGCTTCCAGCCTAGACAAAGACTTGTTTTAAATAACATGAAAAGATTAGGAATGATTAATGAGGATGAATACCAAAAGGCTTTAGATGAAGATATTAAATCCAACTTAAAACCTAATCGTATGGTTGCAGAGGAATTTTCTTCATATTTTGGTGATTTAGTAAAAGATGATGTTATAAAAGCTTTTATGGATAATGGTTACTCTAGAGAAGAGGCCAGCACCTTACTTTCTTCTGGAGGTCTTAGAATATACAGTACAATGGATTCAAGAATACAAAAGATTTTAGATGAAGAATATGCAAAGCAAGAAAATTTCAAAAACCCTAGAACTGGACAAAACTTACTAGAGGTTGGGGAGGATGGTAATGTTCAGCCTCAATCTGCCATGGTGATTATGGACCATACTACAGGAGAGATCAAAGGTCTTATAGGTGGAAGAGGGTTTACTGGTCGTAAGATTTATAATAGAGCTGTAAATCCTAGACAACCTGGCTCCTCCATCAAACCCATCGCTGTATATACTCCAGCAATTGATAATGGGTTTACAGCAGGAACAGTAATTGATGATATTCCAATTTATTTTAATAAACAAGAACCAACAAGACGTTGGCCTACTAATGTTAATAGTAACCAGTATAGGGGCTTAATTACAATAAGAGAAGCCATTCGTCATTCTAGTAATGTTGGTGCCGCCGCAACACTACGTCAGCTAGGAAATTACAATGATAATACAGCCTTTAACATTATGCTTGACTATATGGACAAATTTGGTATATCTACTGTTGTAAGGCCTGAAAACAGCATTAGAGGAAACTCTGATTACACCTATTCCTCTGCCCTAGGGGGTATGACTAAAGGTGTATCTCCATTAGAGATGACAGCAGCCTTTGGGACATTGGCTAACCAGGGGGTTTATACAAAACCTATTACTTTCACAAAAGTTACAGACCGACATGGAAATCTAATTCTTGAAAAAAATTCACAGAAAAATCGTGTTGTAGCTCCTGAAACAGCCTATTTGATGACAGATATGTTAGTAACTGCCGTTAACAGTGGTACCGGAACAAGAGCTAGATTGAAGAATACACAAATTCCTGTAGCAGGAAAAACCGGGACAACCAATGAAAGACTAGATGCTTGGTTTGTAGGTTATACCCCCTATTATACAGCTGCTACTTGGATAGGTTATGATACCAATCAAAAATCTCTTCCTGATGGTGGTGGTGCACTGGCAGCCCCTGTATGGAAAAGTGTAATGGATCGAATCCACGAAGGCATGAGTGCTAAAAGCTTTGAAAATCCAGGTAATCTTGTTAGAGTAAATATCTGTAACGTATCTGGGAAGTTACCTAATGAGTATTGTTCATTAGATCCCCGTGGTAGCAGAGTGATATCTGAACTCTTTATCAGTGGAACACAGCCTACTGAATCCTGCGATGTCCATGTACTGGCGGATATTCATGTCCCTACAGGGAAATTAGCTACTGAACATACACCACCTTGGGAAATAGAGTCAAGAGTCTTTATACAAAGACCTGTTCCCTACTATCCCGAGGAGCACAGTGGTTACAAGCCCGATGATTATATTTATGAATTGCCAAAAGAATATTATGACCCACTTAAGGATGGTGGTGGTGTCCCCCCTTTTGGGGACGACTCTACAGATGGTTCAATAGATGATGATGGGTGGTTTGATGATTTATGGCCAGATGATGATGATGAAGATCCCATAGATGATATTATTGATTCTGTAGATAATAACTAA